TACTTGTACTTTTCACTGTTCTGTATTTATCTAGCAGATTTGATTACCTGTTGCTTTCCAGTTGTTTCataaacaaacagatgaaaagtGCATAAATTGCAATGCACTATTAAAGATCAAGCCTCTAGTGTTTATTTTGAATGGGAGTATTTTCACATTAGCGTGTtgctacttttacttaagttaaaaatgcaaattagcgAGTGATTTTAGACACAGCAGCTCTGGAATACTTCAAATTTAACAGGCTGTATTTAATTGATTTCATATAAACATAGGCTTAGTTGTGTAGTCCTGTTATATACTTGCAGACTTGCAGTTATATATCTGTTGAGTTATTGATGAAGATGATGCTGACTCATTAGTGCATGGTTGTGTTACAAGTGAAGAGTCTGTTGTTTTAATTTAGAACTGTAGAAATATTCCAGAGGTATTAGCTTTAAGTACTGCTAATTAATTCTCCTGATTTTCCTGATTCCTGATAGACATACTTACATGTAAATGAGTGGATTAATTTAAAAGAATTCACAACCCAACAGTTATTTCTTGATCAGTCTTTTTGATATTCTgcccaaaacaagaaaaaaaatgtgcaaaacttgACCCAGTGGTCAGTGCCTCACACATTTCCTCATAATAGAGCCTTTGGATTTAGTTcacgtttttctttttcctttttgcttcTCAGAGGCATCAGTTGGGGAGAGCTAAAGCCTGCAGGCTAGTCTTCACACAGgcaaaaaaagaagctgaaacACAGTCTGAGCTTTGTGCAGGAGCTTGCATATAGAGCACATAGTGTTAGGGTAACCAGGCAGTGCAGCTGGCCTTTCACAACTATGCAACTTTAAAGCAGTGTTTAAATCAAGATCCAATGGACAAGGACCCTGTTCtcctacacaaacacacgagagaaagagaaggagagtggATCAGGGAAATGAGGAAATCGTGTGACTTCGGTATAGTTTCAGTAATGACAATGATAATTTTATcaagattaaataaaaataaaagaacaacttATTCTGATTTGAATAAATGAATATGTtgtcatagaaataaaacaactatTGTGGTATTCAACTTTCTGCCTGATTTGAGAAGCTTCCTTTCATCAATAATTCCCATATATAcctttttacagtaaattaacAAGAGTCGGTTGTATTTTTTCCAAACTGTCTTTTTCAGAAATGGTCCTACAAATGATGACAGCTCTTAGATGTAATTTATTATGCATTTGGAGATTAAAACTTCCACAGCCCTGCTGTTGTTACTGAACAATGAATTGTATATAAAAGGCAGCAGATACTTCAGTTATGAAAAGTTGTgactacaacaaaaataagatgtTACCTCAGTtacttgaaaaaacaaaaatgaaaaaagattgTTTCACTAACCCACTGAGGATTTGATTAACTTTAACATAAATCTgttcacacaaacaaaccaagTGTTTTATAAAAGTGCTCggtgagaaagaagaaaaactcgCCTGTAAGTTTACCCTCTCTGCCCCCAAAACCCTCTCCGCAACATTCCTGTCATAAATGTGCAGCActggagtattttttttaagaaactaGAGAGAGCTGGTATGCGGATGGACCCATTATGAAGCTCTTTCTATGGGAGGTTTTTGTAATCACTATCAGATCTCTTCTCATGCTCTGACCCATTGTCCAGTAGTTGTTTCAAGGTTGGATAACTGTACTCTAATACTTCCCACCACCTCATACACACAAATGTATACTCACCCACCTCCCCACTGTCCACACATGTACTCGCAAACGAAACACAAATATTATTTAACTCCTTCTTGTGAATGTATGTGCATTAGCACCTGCACGTCAAAGACCCTCCGGTGTGTGTGGCATTAGTGTGAGCAGCAGGCGTGGCAGCATTCTACAAGAAGGCCTCAGGTAGATGTCAAAAATATGTTTACCTATTCACATTTACAATTCAGCGATTCCCAATGCTTGTTCATTTGAATCTGTGAAATAGCCTGTAAACGTCTAGAAGAGTCTTGTCTTGCTTTCTTTTCCTATGTGAAGCATCATAGCACTTGCTTTGATCCCTCTTCCCCTGCCCCCTCTTCCCTTTTTCTGCCTCCTGCAAGCATTCCTGCCCCTCCCCCTTCCCTCAGTTCCCCTTGCTGGTATGGATCTGTGAAATGTTAGCAGGGTGTGCTGCTGTGACATCGAGCCTCAGCGATAGGCATGGTCATGTGAGGGGTGCAGAGGTGAGGATTAtcttaaaacaaaaactgatttaTCTGGATTCAGTAAAATCCTTTTGTTTGCCCAGTTACGTCGCTCAGGCTGCGTGAAATGGCCAAGAGCAGTCCACTAACCATGTGACCTAGGGGTCGTTGCTCTCTGCAGACATGAATCACTAAACCCCAACCTAACCAAACTGATATGAGCTTTAGTGGCGGTGGATGTCAACAAGTGGTTTGAAATTAACAGAGTTTTGTTGCTCTGCAAACAGTGCTGCTCTGCTTGTCTTGCAAACATGGCAAGGAAATTCCTTGTCACTGGTGGATTTTATGCTTTGAAATTGAGTCGACCAACTCCAAAGTTTCCAAAGATAGCAGACTATAGGTTGGCGATGCACAAGACATCTAGAATATTTCATATCTTGGGTTTGAATCCATAGAAAACCAAGAGCCTAAGTCCATAAAAAGCTGCTGTACGAGCGTTTCTTTTGGAATAATCATCATATAAATTTAGTAAAGCGTTAGATCAAGTTTGTATTAGACAATAAAGATGAAAATGATTGTGAAAACCTAAAAGGTAGTTATGGTTCTTTACCTTCTAGAAATAACGTTAACTATACATTGAGGGCTTAAAACTGACTGGTTCATTAATTAGAAAACCTGATCCATAGCTTAAAGTAAATCCAAGTGCTACACACAATTGTGACCCACTTGATGCCGAGAGAAtgcatgaaaagaaaataagatCACTGTAGACTATAACAATCTCTTTTTATTCTCTATTCTGAACAATCAGTTTAAAATTAAAAGTCCTCACAGGTACCATTATTATAAAAGGCCAAAACACATGTCATGTCTCTGCATATAGTAATAGAAAGGATATATGAAATTCTAAATCAAATAATATACTAATAATGAATGCTTTTCCAATAAACCACTTTGTCATGTTTATCGacctcacacacagacagatttatttgtttcattCCATAATATCATATTTACTGTCCATAGGTTCTTGCCATGCTGTCCAGCttcactgtctgtctgcactCAAATTTCCAAATTCAGATCTCTTCTCTGCACTTTCATCACACTTACTATcaatctctgtctgtctgctcgtTCTATCCTCAAGTGGTTGCATTTCAATTTTTGGTTACTCAAGAGAAAACATCCTTTTGCCTGAGTTACCACTAAAGACATTACAGTGGTTACAGCATTTCAGAAAGCCTAGCTGTGTTTGTGATACCTTGATAGCTGTCTTGCACCATCGGGGGGATTAAACTGAATTCACACTGATTTGAAAGATGGCTTCTGTTCAGACTGCCTGAGTGACTTCAGTGCTGAGACCTTCCACCATGTCTGAGACTGCATCGGGAACTTCCTGGACGTCCCCGCTCAGGTTCACGTCCTTTTTCAGTTCAAAGTCACTCTGCTCCTTGATAGGCGTCTCCTCGAGCTTTTCACTCCCATTAACACATTCCTCTGCCTGTGtggccacagcagcagcatctctgcACTCTCCATTCACAGCAGGTGGTGCATCGACTTCTGCTGCATCCGGTGTAAGAGAGGGGCTCTCTAATTCTCCATTTTCCATCTTGGTTTCTACCTCCGGCTCTGGGAAAGGCACCTCTTCAGCTGCCTTTTCTGGTTCAGCAGTAATTTCACTGGCAGAGACAGAATCTGAGACGACAATATCAGGGACAGGTTCTGCTGCTTCTGGCTCAGCTGCCGCCTCAGTGTTGGAGGCTTCAGTGGAGACATCCTCTGCTGCAGCCTCCAAGACCTTACATGCTTCTGCTTCCACAGTCCCAATGTCAGTAACGTCAGATGTGGCTATTGTTGGTTCTGGTTCAGTTTCTTCTACCTGTTCCTCTGCTGGAGACTTCACTGCCTCAGCATCTTGCTCAGCTTCTGGCTCTAGTGATTGTTGGATCTCTGCCTCTGGGGCTTGCTCTGGTTCAGGTTCTGGCTCAGGTGCTTCCACTGACAGTGGTTCTGGTTCCTGTTTTAGTTCTGGCTCTGGTATTTGCTCTGGCTCTGGTACTTGCTCTGGCTCTGGTACTTGCTCTGGCTCTGGTACTTGCTCCGGCTCTGTTGCTTTCTCTGCCTCTGCCTCGATCTCTACTGCTTGCTCTGGTTCTTGTTCAGGCTCTACCTCTATGGTTGGTTCTGGTTCCGGGGCAGACTCCAGCACTGGCACCGTTGCTGGCTCAGCCACTGGTTCAGGTTCAGAGGCAACAGCAGGTACCACTACCTCCTCCACAGTGACTTCAGGCACAGTAACAGTCTCTGGTACAGGCTCTGGCTCTGGCTCTTGGTCCACAGGTGCTGCCTCTGTGCTGGCTACAGCAACTTCTGGTTCTGGAACAGATTCTACAGCTGCAGCAGGTTCTTCTACATGGGGTTGGACTTCAACTGGAACAGGTTCTTCTGGTGCTGGAGCAGAAGtttcctctgtttctgctgtggTCACTGGGAGCTCTACTGGAACTTGTTCCTGTACCGCTTCTACTGCTGGAGCAGATTCCTCTGCTGCAACAACTGGCTCTTCTATTTCTGGAGCtggttcctctgctgctgtagctgGTTCCTCTGCTACAGGAGctgcttcctctgctgctgcagctttttcaTCTACAACAGGAGCTGCTTCCACTGCTGCAGCCGGCTCCTGAGCAACAGGAGCTGCTTCCACTGCTGCTACAACTGCTTCTTCTGTTACTGGCACTGCTTCCTCCACTGCTTCAGCTTTTTCTTCTACAACAGGAGGTGCTTCCACTGCTGCTGCGACTGGTTCTTCCGCTGCTGGTGCTGCTTCCTCAACTGCCGATTCCTGTTTAGGGACAGCCTCCTCTGTAACTGCAGGAGCCGGTTCTTCTAGAGGTGCAGATTTAggttcctctggaggttttgcaACTTCAGTTTCTGCTGCCACTGCTGACTCAGCAGTCTCCTCGACCACACTGTCTGCCTGAGCTGGCACAGCGGCTCCTGTGGGTGGGGCTCCATCTTCCACTTTAGCAGACTCTTCTGCTCCAGCAGGTGTTGCTGCAGCCTCATCCTTCTTGTCTTTGGGGTCGCTGACATCATATCCTTTCCTTTTTCTGCTTAGTTTGCCTCCCATGATGTCTCCtagaaacaaacaagaaattGTGTATTTAAGACTTTGTCTATAATCAATAAAAACAGTCTAGGAAAAATACAATATATGTTGAAGTGTCTAATTTGCCTGGTCTGCATGTCTTTGTAATGTGGGACAAAACCTATGCCAGTGCAAAGAAAACATGCGCATTCCTTTCTTAAAGGACTCATGTGGCCAGTTTTAAAGCCAAGATAATCTGGATCTGAGGGAGCAGTTCAAGTAAACATTGATTCACAATACCACTCAAGCAAAGAGGTGATACCCTTAATTTACACATGCCTTTTTATTTAGATCATAATAGGTAGTTCAGTTTAGTCATGTGAACAATAGGTATGTGTTTTCTCATacctctcttcttctctttcataTATAGTACAATggcaaagcaaataaaatatacaaatgcaTATTATATCAAAAAAATATCTGGTATATCTAATGAAGTGTAGTTCTGCACAGTCTGATGGAAGCTTCATCAAAATACAATCAAATGAGTTACGATGGTGCAAGTATTGATTTCATGGTCATATAAAATGCAGCAGAGCCTCAATGTAGTTGCTTCCAAGTTAAAACAGTTTTCACTTCAATAGAGAAGTCTCTTGTCTAGAAGTGACCCAGAAGTTCAATTAGGAGACAGTTCTCTGCCAAACACAGTTTGGctagaaaaacaaatgttaatgCATTGGAACCTTACTGGGATTCGACAACCCCACAGGAATGTCTGGGGAGGTCCACTGTCAAATGTGCCCACAAGCCTGAGTTGCACATCTATGATGTAGATGCACAACTATTCCTCTGAGAGTATGACTGGCTAGAAAGTATGCAGAGTAATGGGTTTCTCAACAAACGGAAACCATTCAGAGCCTGTAGAGTACAAAATGAGATCGTCTGTAAGACCTGCGAATCAGTGCAAAACTGCAACATCAACAAACTGACACATTCTGTGAATGGAGCAGACATAGACGGTAGACATACAGTTCTTTGGGTTAAAGTGGACTCTGTTGTGGTTGTAGAGGAAGTGTGATGCAGTGATTGCCAAAGAATGTAACTTCCATGACAGAACAGAGAACTTGAAGTTCAGCTTTAAGTTAGTAATTACATTTCAGCGAACTTTGAACAAACCAGCCCGTTTTGAATAAAAACTATCCAAGAAAGAATCCTTAAACACCAAGATCTGGCAGAGATGATAGATGAGATAGCATTTGTTTTAAATGCCACAGTCTCATGAGTTGATTATCCTATGATACCATGCATGATAGCCTGGGTTATCTACATGTAAAATAAGCATTACTTTCACCCAACAGGGCAGTATGAGGGCACAGGTACGAACCATCCGGGAACTGTCCATAGTGCTGCAATGGAGCAATCAAGACAGGATGCACCACAACCCAGGCACGGATAGGCAGCGTATCCATTACAGCCATTTACAGTCTAACAAGCTGCCCgtttgacaaaaaagagacgTTACATCAGCATAACATCTATTTAATTCTGCTTTAGGACCTTTATTCTACCTAGTAACTATTTTTTTTCATGGGTGAGTTCTCTttcgccttttttttttttttttttgccaaaccCCTCTGGGTGCCTCCGGCCTTCCAATCAGACAaagccaaaagaaaaaagaaatccagcttgaggaaaaaataatattttaccaCCAAATCTCGACTTTAAAAATTCACAACGACGTCCAAGCTATTTCTGAGCGAATATTGAAGACAAATAGGAGACTAGGCACCATTTTTGACGGTAGTATTGGAGGGATGAAGGAGACAAATGTGCGGCAGCATGTGCCGGCCGGTAACAAAGGATGGGGATTCCTCACCAGTAGCTCCTCAATGACAAAAGTAATGGGCTGGGCTAAGTTGGCAGCCAGCATTGACGCTGAGCTGTACTATGGTGTAGACTGCAGCCTACTATGCAGCTGAATTCAACTGTAGGCCCACGAACACTGGAGTGATACAGGCAGCAGAGGGGTCTCCATCCCCCATTTCAACCCACCCACTTCACACTGCCTCTCTCTGctgcctcttttcttttttgttcacaAGCAATTGAAAACCCAGCATTGAGAAGAGCGTGTAAAACCAAACGAAAATCGCCACGACAACGTGTTACTTCAATCTCAACTGTAACTTTGTTGTGCGCTTTCTGTGCGTAATCTCAGGAGGGTTTTTGATCGCCAATTTGAAAGGAGCGCTGCTGCCTCAGAAACCACCCAGTGCGAACtggaaaaatcaaacaaatgtatATCTTTTCTTTATAATGCCAGCATTTAAATGTAAGGTTTACACAAGATGAGAAAGGCAATGAGAGAGAACAATGGGGAAACTGCGAATCAGAGGCACCTTTCCCccacttctttctttctttctttctttctttctttctttctttctttctgtaacACATCCCACACTACATGCACGCtccattttcacaataaaatataataaacagcAATAAACCAATGCTGGGACTGACCTGTGGTTCTAGAGAGGGATCAGTTCTTCTCCAATCTCCGGCTGGATGCGATAATGGAGGTAAACCTTTTGGAGTGACAGCTGCAGATTCCACCCCTGCTCTCCGAGCTGCAGTCCGGGACTGTGTTGTAACCGAGGAGTGCCCCTCACAGTTTTCTAGACATCTGTCCCTATCACAATCCAGCCAACCCCACGACTGCTCGCTCTGCAATCTACACCCTCCCCAGTCTTTAACCCCTCCCCTGCCTCACACACCCACTCCAGCGCATATTTCCCTGCTGTAGAAATACATCTGTGGGGATCTGTAGGGTGTTTGTGAACGGACCACCACTTATTATTACACTTTAGAATATTGCATTCCCCCCTCTACACTTGTTCAAATGTAATTCTAAAGGAAATCATGTTTGTGGTGCCCCTCTTTCCTCCCACAAGAGTATTGCTGTAATATAAATTATGCATAAGATGCATTATGTCAGTAAAAGCACTTGAGCAACATTGATTCAAGTGATTTCTTGATGTTTTCCCCCTTCTGTTGTTGGTCAGCAGTATCACATGCATGCTTATCATCTAGAATcatgaaaaaaagctgaaaGGGATTCTAAATAAATTATAACCCAGGCAAAAATGAATTTACGTGACTGCAGAATGTTCCTGAACTCAGTAAGTGGATTGTTCATGTGTAAAAAATTTTAAAGATAAAAGGTTTCTGGTCTTGTTATTGATGTATAAAGTACCAGATGTTCTATCCAAATATTGTAAAGTATTCTCAAGCACTGTGCCTCTTTGCTATTTGCCTTCCAAGTGTTAATAGGGCACAGTTGGTCTTGAGTGAGACTTAATGAAATTCAACAACTGCTCCGTCCAGATAAACATGTTTCTGGCTTTAAAAGATTTCACATAAGCAGCATGCCACCGACACGCCAGGCTCCTGAAAACCACTGGTGATGTATTCATCACATAAAGGTGTAcaagagtttttaaaaatcttataCAACaatttgaacagtaatgtacaAGAAGTATGTAATTTCAACTAAGCTGCTGGTACATACTGAGCCAAAAAACACTCACATTTCCTTTTCTGTGTAAAGAAAGGTGATTTCCATGACGGattacaaaaacagctttttctttAGTGTTTCTTTCTGTGAAACTGGAAGAAAGGCACTGGAGTTTTCACAACAATTGGACTGGTGATTTTCTTGCATCACTAAAAACTGCCCAAACTGCTATTTTATctcaaatgacttgaaaagcAGACAAACAGGTCGGTTTGTGCTGGATTAGGCCTACAGGAAGCTGATTTTTAGTTTCACTTATTTGAACGAGGCATGATTGCTTGACATAAGTATATAAAGGTACGTGATATCAAAGCAGGAAATGTGTCTCAAGGCATGTGAAAgttctgtatttcattttaatgatattttatggttttcttttttattcatcataacaGAATTAAGAATATATTCCCCGTTAGATGGGATATATCCCACTGCTGTTGTCATTTAGAGGGACTTTTCCTCTTTACTTTCTTTGTTGTTTCCTCTTTTACCCCTTTATTGTTCCCATGAAGGGATCTTTaagcaaatacatttttcattaataTCTTACAGCATGAAACCCAGAGCTCCTATTATTGAGGAGACAGCTCCCTCTCCTGTTATAAGACCTGATAGCACAGCACAGCACCTGTAAGATGGAGAAAACTTGTTGAGCAGTAAGGTAAAAGTCGCACACAATAAAGATTTTAGATgtaataaagacaatataagaaGTAAATTGATTGTTTTTGCAAATCTCTAGTTACATTTTTATAATAGTGAGATTTTCATCAAAACTATGTGGATTTCAGTCAGTGACAAATTAAATGTTCATAATTCCTTCAGTGtatattaacacacaaaaaaacaagaatataagaaaatatttttaaaacaactgTAACAGAAGTATTCAAAAAGCACACTTCTGCTATGTATACAATCTTGTTATACCAATGCATTTAATCTT
This genomic interval from Acanthochromis polyacanthus isolate Apoly-LR-REF ecotype Palm Island chromosome 2, KAUST_Apoly_ChrSc, whole genome shotgun sequence contains the following:
- the si:dkey-56m19.5 gene encoding fibrous sheath CABYR-binding protein, yielding MGGKLSRKRKGYDVSDPKDKKDEAAATPAGAEESAKVEDGAPPTGAAVPAQADSVVEETAESAVAAETEVAKPPEEPKSAPLEEPAPAVTEEAVPKQESAVEEAAPAAEEPVAAAVEAPPVVEEKAEAVEEAVPVTEEAVVAAVEAAPVAQEPAAAVEAAPVVDEKAAAAEEAAPVAEEPATAAEEPAPEIEEPVVAAEESAPAVEAVQEQVPVELPVTTAETEETSAPAPEEPVPVEVQPHVEEPAAAVESVPEPEVAVASTEAAPVDQEPEPEPVPETVTVPEVTVEEVVVPAVASEPEPVAEPATVPVLESAPEPEPTIEVEPEQEPEQAVEIEAEAEKATEPEQVPEPEQVPEPEQVPEPEQIPEPELKQEPEPLSVEAPEPEPEPEQAPEAEIQQSLEPEAEQDAEAVKSPAEEQVEETEPEPTIATSDVTDIGTVEAEACKVLEAAAEDVSTEASNTEAAAEPEAAEPVPDIVVSDSVSASEITAEPEKAAEEVPFPEPEVETKMENGELESPSLTPDAAEVDAPPAVNGECRDAAAVATQAEECVNGSEKLEETPIKEQSDFELKKDVNLSGDVQEVPDAVSDMVEGLSTEVTQAV